From one Triticum aestivum cultivar Chinese Spring chromosome 4B, IWGSC CS RefSeq v2.1, whole genome shotgun sequence genomic stretch:
- the LOC123093307 gene encoding pentatricopeptide repeat-containing protein At5g61800, which yields MERTEELNTTPADERMTRSQTRPAAMPPTSTSPSPGDLVALSARCSTKRDLRLIHGALLRRRHLLPTADAVAALAKLLRFAAVSPAGDLRQAAVILSTHLPFITSASTHPAFFYNTLMRGLAASSSPADAIGLFAAMRRAGAAPDAFTFTFVLKSCSRCPSGRRLPSDLHAQAIRHGCLGELAAHTHVHNALLHAYACRAAVDDACRVFEEIPARDVISFSGLLTAHLKANDLDAARLVFDKMPHRDVVSWTAMISAYAKACRPQEALALFDAMPMQPDEVTMVSIVSACTTLGDLATGERVRRHIDSLGFGWMMSLRNALMDMYAKCGSLPEARALFDGMTVRSLASWNTLISAYASHGDLDNTIAVFYQMLAEGNTVKPDGVTFLAVLMAYAYNGCVEEGRAMFNAMQQGGYGKVELTVEHYGCVVDMLGRAGKLEEAYQMIEQMPIPSNAVIWGALLGACRTHGDIDMAERAVQELRNLKPEEGGYYILLSDMYTSAGRIAEATEIRRAMNERGVQKTTGRSTAFLPQL from the coding sequence ATGGAGCGAACAGAAGAGTTGAACACAACCCCGGCGGACGAACGGATGACGCGCAGCCAGACGAGGCCCGCCGCGATGCCACCAAcgtccacctcgccgtcgccggggGACCTAGTGGCGCTCTCCGCCCGGTGCTCCACGAAGCGCGACCTCCGCCTCATCCACGGCGCCCtcctgcgccgccgccacctcctccccaccGCGGACGCCGTCGCGGCGCTCGCCAAGCTCCTCCggttcgccgccgtctcccccgccggcgacctccgccAAGCAGCCGTGATCCTCTCCACCCACCTCCCGTTCATTACCTCGGCCTCCACCCACCCCGCCTTCTTCTATAACACCCTCATGCGCggcctcgccgcctcctcctcgcccgccgACGCCATCGGGCTCTTCGCCGCGATGCGCCGCGCGGGCGCCGCGCCCGACGCCTTCACCTTCACCTTCGTCCTCAAGTCCTGCTCCCGCTGCCCCTCGGGCCGGCGCTTACCTTCCGACCTCCACGCCCAGGCGATCAGGCACGGCTGCCTCGGCGAGCTCGCCGCGCACACGCACGTGCACAATGCGCTGCTTCACGCCTACGCGTGCCGGGCGGCCGTCGACGATGCGTGCAGGGTGTTTGAAGAAATTCCGGCTCGGGACGTGATCTCCTTCTCGGGGCTGCTCACTGCGCATCTCAAAGCCAATGATCTGGACGCTGCCCGCCTCGTGTTCGACAAGATGCCTCACCGGGATGTCGTTTCTTGGACTGCGATGATTTCAGCATATGCCAAGGCTTGCCGGCCGCAGGAGGCCTTGGCATTGTTTGATGCCATGCCAATGCAGCCAGACGAGGTGACCATGGTGAGTATTGTGTCGGCGTGCACCACACTCGGGGATCTTGCAACTGGGGAGCGTGTGCGGAGGCACATTGATTCCCTTGGTTTTGGATGGATGATGTCACTTCGCAATGCACTCATGGACATGTATGCTAAGTGTGGTTCCCTCCCTGAAGCTCGAGCTTTGTTTGATGGGATGACGGTGAGGAGCTTGGCATCTTGGAATACGCTGATCTCGGCATATGCATCACATGGCGATCTGGATAACACGATTGCTGTGTTCTATCAGATGCTGGCAGAAGGAAACACTGTGAAGCCGGATGGGGTCACGTTTCTCGCAGTGCTTATGGCGTACGCATACAATGGCTGTGTTGAGGAGGGGCGAGCCATGTTCAATGCGATGCAACAAGGCGGCTATGGCAAAGTGGAACTAACAGTCGAGCACTACGGGTGTGTGGTGGACATGCTTGGCCGGGCAGGGAAACTCGAGGAGGCATACCAAATGATTGAGCAAATGCCAATTCCAAGCAATGCTGTGATCTGGGGTGCGCTACTTGGTGCTTGTCGGACTCATGGGGATATTGACATGGCAGAGCGGGCTGTGCAGGAACTAAGGAACCTAAAACCAGAGGAGGGTGGGTACTACATTTTGCTCAGTGATATGTACACTTCTGCTGGTCGGATAGCAGAGGCCACAGAGATTAGACGTGCCATGAATGAGAGGGGGGTCCAGAAGACTACAGGCCGGAGCACTGCCTTTCTGCCTCAGCTTTAG